The Haloplanus sp. GDY1 genomic sequence CCACGTCCATCGCCTTGTCCATCACCTTACAGATCTTCTCGGACATCACTTCGCCGAGCGACCCGCCGAAGACGGTGAAGTCGTGGGCGAAGACGAACGTCTTCCGCCCGTTCACCTCGCCGTAGCCGGTGACGACGCCGTCGCCCGGGAGTTTCTTCTCCTCCATGCCGAACTTGTGGGTCCGGTGGGTCCGAAACTGGTCGAACTCGGTGAAGGTGCCGTCGTCCAGGAAGTAGTCGATCCGCTCCCGGGCGGTCATCTTCCCCTTGTCGTGTTGGGACTGGATGCGGTCCTCCCCCCCGCCGAGGAGCGCTCGCTCCCGCTTCTCGCGGAGTTCCTCGATCCGCTCGTCCATGGTCATGGCCGACCACCTGTCATACTGCACAAAAGGTTCGACTGGCGGCAAAAGGATTCCGCCCCGTGTCGGACGGCCGCCGGCTCCGGTTTCGGGGGTCGGCCGATCCGGCGACCCGGTCAGACCGCCGCGCGACCGCGGCGCAGACCGAGCAGTACGACGCCGACGACGAGGGCGGCGGCGCCGACGGTCGGCCAGAACCCGATGCGGGCGTCGACCCCCAGCGTCGTCAGGAGGGTGAACACCAGAAAGAGCGGGATGGCGACGCCGATGGCGAGCAGCCAGGGGGTGCCGAAGCGGGTCGCCAGGGGCCCCGCCCCGGTCGCGTACTCCGCGATGGCGTCGCGGCCGAGGACCCACCCCGCGAACAGCAGGAAGGCGACGAGCCCGCCCGTCAGGAGCAGGTCGACCAGCGTGCCCGCGACGACGTTGAAGAGCGCGGGCCGGAGGGCGGTGACCGTCCCCGTCGTCGCGACGAGGGCAAGCAGCGCCCCCACGGCCCGCCGGCGCGACCACCCGACTTCGTCGACGAGGACGGCGACCGGAATCTCGAGCATGCTGATCGAACTCGACAGCGCGGCGAAGGCGACGACGCCGAAAAACAGAATCGCCAGGAGCGACCCGCCGGGCAGGGCCGCGAAGGCCCCCGCGATGCCGACGAACAGTGCCCCGGGACCGCCGCTGCCGGGGTCGATCCCCTGCGAGAACAGCAGCGGGAAGACGACGAGGCCCGCGAGGACGCCCACGCCGGTGTTGAGCAGGGCGATGACCGACCCGTCGAAGGGGAGCGACCGATCCTCGCCGAGGTAGGAGGCGTAGGTGATCATGGTGCCGGCGCCCACCGAGAGGGTAAAGAGCGCCTGCCCGGCGGCCGGCCCGAGGATCGAGAAGAAGTTCGCCCGCACCGTTCCGAGGTCGAAGGTGAGGAAGAAGTCGTAGCCGGCGCCGGCGCCGGGCTGTGTCGACACCCAGACCGCCATCCCCACCAGCAGGGCGAGGACGGCGGGCATCATCACCTTCGTCCCGAGTTCGATGCCGCGGCGGACGCCGCCGAGGACGATCAGGCCGGTGAGCGCGAGAAAGAGGAGGTGGAACCCGGCGGCCTCGACGCCGTAGGAGACGGTCTCGAAGTAGGTCCCCGGCGCGCCGAGGTAGGCCGCGCCGCCGGTGAAGGGGCCGACGAGCGAGACCAGCAGGTAGCGCAGGATCCAGCCGCCGACGACG encodes the following:
- a CDS encoding sodium-dependent transporter, encoding MARETWGTRTGFILAAAGSAVGLGNIWRFPWMTAENGGSAFLLVYLVVVLAVGVPGLLGEFVIGRRARRNPVGALRDLSGSRAWGAVGGVSAITGVALLSFYSVVGGWILRYLLVSLVGPFTGGAAYLGAPGTYFETVSYGVEAAGFHLLFLALTGLIVLGGVRRGIELGTKVMMPAVLALLVGMAVWVSTQPGAGAGYDFFLTFDLGTVRANFFSILGPAAGQALFTLSVGAGTMITYASYLGEDRSLPFDGSVIALLNTGVGVLAGLVVFPLLFSQGIDPGSGGPGALFVGIAGAFAALPGGSLLAILFFGVVAFAALSSSISMLEIPVAVLVDEVGWSRRRAVGALLALVATTGTVTALRPALFNVVAGTLVDLLLTGGLVAFLLFAGWVLGRDAIAEYATGAGPLATRFGTPWLLAIGVAIPLFLVFTLLTTLGVDARIGFWPTVGAAALVVGVVLLGLRRGRAAV